TCCGGAATTACCTCCAGTTCTATGCGGAACGAAAAATTATTGGGCGGAATTGTTCCTGTATAAATATGTATTTGCCAAAACAATAGAGACTGAAACGGAGAAAGAAAAGACACAGTTGGCTTGTTTTACGGATAACATAGGCCAAGTGGTGAGATTACGTCGTGTAGAGCCGGATATCTTTGGACGGGAGAGTTATACGGAGTATGTTTTTTCTTATGAATAAATAAATGAGTTGAGTCAGTTTTGACTCAACTCCTAAAATGTATTGTAGAGTAAATCGTTAAATTGTATGAGAAAAATTATTTTGTTATTGACACTCCTGTTTGCGGGAGTGATTGGAGAAGCGTATGCCCAGGGTATTCGTTTTCACGAAGGGAGTTTTGATGAGGCGCTAGTGCGGGCCAAGCAGGAGAAGAAATTAATTTTCATTGATTTTTATACGGAATGGTGTGGTCCATGTAAATGGATGTCCATGAATGTTTTTAATCGTTCGGATGTCGGAGATTTTTTCAATAAGAACTTCGTGTGTTGTAAAATTGATGCAGAAAAAGAAGGAAAAGAATTGGCGATAAAATACAAGGTTCAAGCTTATCCGACACTACTTTTTTTGGATTCAAAAGGCGAAGTGATAAGTAAAGCTATCGGTAAATTAGAACCTTTACAGTTAATCGAATCCGGAAAAACGGCAATTAGTGGTGATAAGACATATAATTACTCTAATTTAGAAAAAGAGTATCAACAAAGAAAACATGATCCGGAGTTTTTGAAACATTACATAGAGCAAATGTCAAAAATGGGGAAACGTTTATATGAAGCTGTTGAAAATTATTTGAGAGTGCAGACGGAAATGGAAGAATCCAGTGTGGAAATGATGGAATTTCTTATGAAGTATAAAAAGGATCTATTATTAGGTGGCAAGGTGGAAGAGGTCTTTACGGAGAATTACGATGAGTATATGGATATTGCTACGAGACTTGAGGAAGGTGTGTTGGTTGACATGATGTATCGGATGTATTCTGCAACCCGAGGAATTGCAACAAATACTAAAAATGTAGAATTGTTCAAGCGGGTAATACAGTTTGCACATAACCTTCCGGAGGAATATATGGTCAACTTCGAAGATTTGCGTTTGGATTTACTTATAGTAGAGGACAATATAAAAGAATATCGAAAAGAGGCTGTGAATTATATCGATAGTATGATTCTTTGTAAGACCATTGATGAGGTACATGAATGTGATAAAGCATTTCATGCTCGACGGTGTCATGAGATTGACTCCACGGGAGAGGGAGGAATGTATAAAGAGATGTATAAAGAAGTTTATCGTGATTTTGAGGCAAATCGTCAAATTAATGCCATTATTAAGGAGGGAAATCGTTTATTGAATGGGGCGAAAAAGAAAGACTACAAAAATATTTGGCGTTGGATCGATTACGGGAAAAAACTTTTGCCGACAAATTGTGCTATCCGGAATTTTGAAGCAACGGTGCTCTATCGCCAAGGAAAAAAAGAGGAGGCGATAGCGCTGAAAAAGGGCATTCTAGTTTCTAAAGATTTGGACAATCGTCGCTTGAAGTATATTATCGAGGAGGAATTGAAGAGCATGGAACAAGGAACATT
The window above is part of the Butyricimonas paravirosa genome. Proteins encoded here:
- a CDS encoding thioredoxin family protein — its product is MRKIILLLTLLFAGVIGEAYAQGIRFHEGSFDEALVRAKQEKKLIFIDFYTEWCGPCKWMSMNVFNRSDVGDFFNKNFVCCKIDAEKEGKELAIKYKVQAYPTLLFLDSKGEVISKAIGKLEPLQLIESGKTAISGDKTYNYSNLEKEYQQRKHDPEFLKHYIEQMSKMGKRLYEAVENYLRVQTEMEESSVEMMEFLMKYKKDLLLGGKVEEVFTENYDEYMDIATRLEEGVLVDMMYRMYSATRGIATNTKNVELFKRVIQFAHNLPEEYMVNFEDLRLDLLIVEDNIKEYRKEAVNYIDSMILCKTIDEVHECDKAFHARRCHEIDSTGEGGMYKEMYKEVYRDFEANRQINAIIKEGNRLLNGAKKKDYKNIWRWIDYGKKLLPTNCAIRNFEATVLYRQGKKEEAIALKKGILVSKDLDNRRLKYIIEEELKSMEQGTF